The genomic region GCGATGTCAGCGTTCAAGGGCGCGCCTCCGGACACAAAGAAACGCAGACTGCCGCCTGTCTTGGTCTGGAGCTTCGAGAAGACCAGCTTCGCAGCGATCTTGTAGAAGAACCGCAGGCCTCCGGAGACCGCCTTCTTTTCGATATCCAACTCCGCCCAGCGTTCGCCGGTGCGCTTCGCCCAGAAAAAGAGGTTCTTCTTGATCGAGCTGCCCGAGAGAGCGGTGTCGAGAATCCTTGCGTACATCTTCTCATAGAGGCGGGGTACGGAAATCATGATGGTGGGATGAACTTCCAGCAGATTCTGCGGAACGGTCTCAATGGACTCCGCATAGGCAATCGAAGCTCCCGCATCCAGCATGAAGTAATAGCCGGCCATCCGCTCAAAGATATGACTGAGAGGCAGGAAAGAAAGCGAGACATCCGATGAATCGCATTCAATCAGACTCTTGGAGGCGTTGATATTGCTCACGATGTTTCCGTGAGTCAGCATGACACCCTTGGGATCACCGGTGGTTCCCGAGGTGTAGATGAAACTGCAAACCTGATCAGCTTCCACAGAGAGAGCCAGTTCCTCGAAAGCGTCTTTCTGGTCCTCATACTGAGCTTCTCCCAGGCTCAAGAGATCCTGAAAACTCATCACACCCGGCTCAGTTGACTCGCCGTCCATCAGGACGATTTCCTTCAGATCCTCCAGGTTGTGTCGAATTTGGAGGATTTTCTCGACTTGCTCCTGGGTGGAACAAAGGACGAACTTGGCTCCCGAGTTCTGAAGAATGTAGAGGATTTGCTCGGGCAAAAGAGTCGGGTAAATCGGAACATTGACTGCTGCAGAAAGCAGGATTCCAAAGTCGCTGACAGCCCATTCCAAACGATTTTCAGCGAGCAGAGCGGCGCGATCTCCGGGGCGGAGTCCCAACTTCTGCAGGGCAAGAGCCGCATAAGAGGCCATCGTCCCGAATTCGACAGAGGAAACGGCTTGGTACTTCCCGGCGACTTTTCTCTGAAAAGCACGAGGATTCTGAATCTCCCGAACGTTTTTGAAGAAGATATCATTGAGAGTACGAATCTCCACGCGGGGCCTCCTTAGTACGGGTGCTGCGCCTTCGAAGCGCATTGGTTAACATAATATACATTATGCGTCATTCCGGGCTTCCCCCCTTGAAGGTGGGTGGCTCCGGGATTCTCTCCGCATAATTGCCGATCCAGGGAAGCGGCGTGAGTTCTCCTGTCAAAGCCTTGGCAACTCCCAGCACTGCCAGAGCCAGAACAGGAAGCCAGAGGACCAGTCTCAGAAGAATCAGAAGCAGTAGGCCCAGAAACGGGATCTTCCCGATGCTGGCATCGAGAACAGCGATCAGAATCCAGGCCAGGATTTCCAGCAGAAAGAGGAAGAGTCCCTGCTGTGCATGGAAGCGAACATGCTTGCTCTCCCCCGCCCGGAAATAGGGCAAGAGACAGAGAAATGGCAGATAGGAAAGAGCAGAGTACCAGTAGGTATTGGAGTCTGCTCGATCTGGCCCGGAAGATGTGGGCGTGTTCACGGGATCCCCTTCTGATGGCTGAAAGGTTAGTAGAGCAAGTCGTCCGGGGAAAGTCAACGCAAAGAAAAGCCCCCGAAATCCCTGCCGGACTCGGGGGGTAAATGCAGGGATTCTCAGGGGTTCAGGACGGCAAGAGCCTCCAGATCCCTTTGTACATCAAGAAGGAGCTTTCCCTTTGCCTTCTCCTTCAGGGAGGACAGGATGTCACCGGCAAGATCAAAGTAGCGGGAATCAAGATAGATCTTACTGGCCTTGTAAGCTGTCAGAAGGGACAGCTCTTCCCAGGCTCGCGGATGCTCAGAAATCTCAAGGTAGAGGTCCGCAGCTTTCTTGGGATTTCTCAGGCTATGCTCACAGGAGGCAATTCCCTGAAGGGCTGCCAGTTCGAATTCTCCCTCGGGCTCAGCACTCAGATAGGCTGAATAGTCGCCCCGGGCCTCTTCAAACTGCTGGAGGCGTTCCTTGCAAAAGCCCGAGTAATAGAGAGTCCAGGCCCCTACCGTCCTTTTCGGGTATTCAGCTCCTACTGCCTCAAAACCGGCCAAGGCCTGTTGAAAGGCCTCCTCTGTATTGCTATCCAGAGCCAATTCAAGATTACCGAGAGCTGAAGCGAAGGACTGCCGGGATTCCAGTTCCGATTCCTTCGCAAAACGGAAAGACAGACTGACGGCAGCAATCACGATGAGAATCATCGTAAGAGAGGCAATCACGCTCTTCTTGTGCGCCATAAACAGCGCTGCATAGTGCCCGGCCCGATCGACGAAGGCATCTTCCCTCACATGGCGGCCGCTCTTCTGAGATACCAAGGCAATCCTCCCGGAAAGTGAAATTGTGAGAAAGAACTTAACATTTGCCTCCCTGACCGGCAAGTCCCTCAAGCTTCAGATTGACAGGAAGGAAAAAGGAAAGGAAAGTCAGGTATCATGATTGGAACCCGCCATTTGCTTCGGAAGGCGAAGAAGTCCTTCCCCTACTTCCTGCTCCTGATGGCTCTCCTCTTGAGTCTCGCCGGATTGTATGACCGTTGGGAGACCCCCTATCCCACTTTCAGAATTCATAATCTCAGGATCTACACCTCTCAGCCTATCCCAGGAGGTCTAAGAGGCAAGGATCTACTGCTGGCCGTGAATGGCGAGATTGTTCACCGGGATCAGCAGGCCATGAGTCTTGTCTCGAAACTCAAGGGCGAGGAAGGTGTCCTGAAGGTTCTCCGTGAGGGGCAGGAAGTTCTGGTCCCCTACTCCGCCCCTTTTCCCGGACTTGGAATCCGCTCTGCTTCCAGCCTGAGGGTTCTCGCGTCTCTCTTCATTCTGCTTGCGGCCGCCTTTGTCTACAAGAAACGGCAAGACCCGCTGGCCCTGCTGTTCTTGCTTCTCTGTTTTCTTCTTGCATCACTCCTTTCTCCCCATCCGCGATTTGAGGCGTCCTTCCCCGGCTTGCTTCTGGAATTGGGCAACGATCTTCTTTCCCTTTTCTTTGCTCCCCTGTTTCTGCATTTCCTGATTCTCTTTCCGGAGAGCAGGCCACGCTCCCTGGGGATCCGACTGCTGATCTATCTCCCTTCTTTCCTTTTTGCCGTGATGGACGCGGCGATTCTTTTCGCCTTCATGCCCTGGTCGGGGCTAATGGAATATCTCGAAATTCTGGCCAGCCTTCATTCGGTTCTTCTCCTGCTTCTTGCCCTGCTTGTTCTTCTGATAAAAGTCTTCCGCAGAAGCCGCAGGAGGGAGAGGTACCGTCTGCGCCTTGTCCTCTCGGGGGCGGCTCTGGGGCTTTTCCCTCTGCTGATTTTCCAGATCCTGCAGATGGTGATCCCCCAGGAGATCCTCGCAGCTTCGCGCTGGGCTCCTGTCTTTCTTGTCTTCCTCCCTCTCAGCTTCGCCTATGGAATGTTGGGAAAGGATTTACTGTCACTTAGACAGTCTGCTCTCACCTTGAGCAGGAGTATCCTCCGTAGCCTGTTCTTCATTGGACTCTTTCTACTTCTTCATGGCCTATTTCTCTCCTTGTCAGAGGGAGATTTCGGAGGACTTGGCTCTTTCCTCGGCTCCGGCCTGGTGCTGGCTCTTTCTCTCGTTCTCTGGGCACCCGTTCAGGGTGTCTTTCCGGGGAAGGGTAAGAAGAGACCGGAAGACGAGCTTCTCCAGTCCTACCCGATCCTGTCCGGAAGGATCCTCAGCTCCAGCCTTTCCGAACTTCAGGAGGCTCTCTCCGCTGCCTTGATGGAGGATCTGGGTGCTTCCTGGGTAGATTGGTATTCTCTGGAAGAGGGAAAGTGGAATCCGGATTTCACTCTCCTGCATGTGGAGGTGGAGTCTGAGGAAGCGAAGCCTCAGGTGCTTCCCGATCAGTTGGCCCAGACTCTGGCATCCGGCCAGTGTTTGCTTGCTGCCGACCTCTGGGACCCCTACTGGGCCTCCGCACATCTGGGAAAGGAAGGGCTGGAGTTTTGCAGGAAACACGATTGGTCCATCCTGCTCTCCTTCCCCCAAAAGGACTCCGTTTCCCGTCTGATTGTCCTTGGGCCGCAACTCCGGCACTCCCTCCACTCCCCCGAGTTGCTAAGCAGATTTCAGAGCCTTATGCCTTCCCTGTCTCTTCAACTGGGAAACCTCTCCCTTCTTGATCGTCTGGCGAAAGAGAAACAGATTGAGCATGAGCTGAGACTGGCGCGGCAGATCCAACAGAGTCTGATTCCCTCCACTCCTCCCGAGAGGAAAGGCCTTGAACTACTGGGCAAGATGATTCCCAGTGGTGAGGTGGGCGGAGACTATTTCGATTTTCTGGAAACTGCCGATGGCCACCTGGGCCTTGCTCTTGGCGACGCTACAGGGAAGGGAATCCCGGCGGCTCTGCTCATGGCAGGAGTTGCCCAGACCTTTCACAGCCAGGCCTTTGCCATGCGTTCACCCGCGGCGGTTCTTTCCGGAATGAACCAGTCCCTGATTGATGCCCGCTCCGACCCGGTATTCGAGGGCTTTTTCGTTGCCTTCTTCTTCGCTCTCTTCAATCAGGAGAAATCCGTACTCCGCTTTTGCAATGCGGGCATGCCCACTCCCTGGATTTTCCGCAAGAACGGGGAGATTGAGAGACTTCACCGGGGCGGTCCTTTTCTCGGGATTAGCAGCGACGGGAGCTTTCAGGAAGGACTTCTGCGTCTGGAAGCAGGAGATCTCCTCTTTCTGCGCTCCGACGGCTTCGAAGAACAGGAAAACGAGGCGGGAGAACGCTTTGGCGAGGATCGCCTGCTGGAATGGGTAAAAAACCATCAGTCACTCCCCCTTTCTGACCTTTTTACGGAATTAATTGCCACGATTGAAGACCATGCAGCTTCTGCTATCCGCGATGATATCTCCTTGATCCTCATGCGATTACGGGATTCCTGCTGAAATCCACCATCTCCGGCACATGAAATGCTCCAGAAGGAAGGAATCCATCGGATTCCAAGCAGAAAGGAGTCTCCATGTTTCCGTGGTACGTTATCTTTCTGATCGACATCTTCTGGTGGCTGAAAGGCTAAATCAAGAGGACTGATATGATTAGCGATCTGTAGGGCGTCTCCCAGCAAGGAGACGCCCTTTTTCATGTATCGCTTGAGAATAACTTCCCATGTTGCTGAAAACAGGCGACTTCAGAGGGTGCTCTTCGGAGAGAAAATGAGGGAAGGCGTTGACAGGCAGGGATTCGCTTGCTAAAGTTTATGGGCAGTCTATTCTGCGGGTATGTCGTCCTTGTACCTCAAGCATCTTAGCGAAGCGCTTGCCGCACGAGCCTCTGAAGGGTTGGGACAAAACGTATCAGCGGTTTAGGCTGCATTTTCAGGTACCCCCGACAGGATTCGAACCTGTGGCACCCGGTTTAGGAAACCGGTGCTCTATCCACCTGAGCTACGGGGGCAATCATGGATCCACATCCTCTGAGGTAATCAGGAGCCTCAATTTCCTCAAGGCTCCCTTTTCAATCTGCCGGGCTCTTTCCCGGGTGATCCCAAAGGCCTGGCCCGTTATCTCCAGAGTCTGAAAATCTCCGCCACTTTCAAATCCATAACGAATCCGCAGAATCGCTCTTTCCCGCTCCGACAGTTTTTCGAGCAGGCGATGAAGCTGCTCATGCTCCAACTGGAGGCTCACCAGTTCTTCCGGACTCTGGCTCGTCTGGTTCTTGCCCTCGGAGTAGAGTTCCCGAAACGCGCCCTGGCTCATCATGAGATCGAGAGACAGAATTCCGTGAACCAGATTCCTGACAAGATGCGCTTTGCGTTTCGAGCAATGGAGGCGCTTCGACAGAGCCTCGTCGTCTAGGCGAGTGTCCCCCTCCTCCTCAGCGCCCAGGCGCAGGAAGCGATTGACCAGTTGGAAGACATGGAATGGGATTCGAATCGTTCGCCCCTGATTGGATACGCAGCGTGCCATTGCCTGCTTCACCCAGTAGGAAGCATAGGTGGAGAAACGAAAGCCCCGTTCCGGGTCGAACTTTTCCACTGCCCGAATCAGTCCGAGATTCCCCTCTTCCACAATGTCCAGAAAAGGAACGCCCCGTCCTCGATAGGACCGGGCGATACTCACCACCAGTTTGAGATTTGCGAGGATCAGCTTTCGCTTGGCCTCAGCATCTCCACTCTGGACCCCCCTGCCGAGATCCCTCTCCTCCTCTGCGGACAAGAGAGGAAGGCCCGCAATTTCACGAATGTATCTGGACTCGTAATCCGTAGACATCGACCTCCAGAATCAAAGGTCGGGGCGAGAAGATTTGAACTTCCGACCTCCTGTTCCCGAAACAGGCGCGCTAACCGGGCTGCGCTACGCCCCGAATCCAGCCGAATGTAATGCATCATTCAGCCCTTGTAAAGAGCCCTAGATTTGGCGGATGAGGAAACTGAGTCCAAGAACTCCCTTGC from Candidatus Krumholzibacteriia bacterium harbors:
- a CDS encoding RNA polymerase sigma factor RpoD/SigA, which produces MSTDYESRYIREIAGLPLLSAEEERDLGRGVQSGDAEAKRKLILANLKLVVSIARSYRGRGVPFLDIVEEGNLGLIRAVEKFDPERGFRFSTYASYWVKQAMARCVSNQGRTIRIPFHVFQLVNRFLRLGAEEEGDTRLDDEALSKRLHCSKRKAHLVRNLVHGILSLDLMMSQGAFRELYSEGKNQTSQSPEELVSLQLEHEQLHRLLEKLSERERAILRIRYGFESGGDFQTLEITGQAFGITRERARQIEKGALRKLRLLITSEDVDP
- a CDS encoding long-chain fatty acid--CoA ligase, with protein sequence MEIRTLNDIFFKNVREIQNPRAFQRKVAGKYQAVSSVEFGTMASYAALALQKLGLRPGDRAALLAENRLEWAVSDFGILLSAAVNVPIYPTLLPEQILYILQNSGAKFVLCSTQEQVEKILQIRHNLEDLKEIVLMDGESTEPGVMSFQDLLSLGEAQYEDQKDAFEELALSVEADQVCSFIYTSGTTGDPKGVMLTHGNIVSNINASKSLIECDSSDVSLSFLPLSHIFERMAGYYFMLDAGASIAYAESIETVPQNLLEVHPTIMISVPRLYEKMYARILDTALSGSSIKKNLFFWAKRTGERWAELDIEKKAVSGGLRFFYKIAAKLVFSKLQTKTGGSLRFFVSGGAPLNADIAKFFYAAGLPILEGYGLTETSPVISANFLHDMRLGTVGKTLPGIEVKIADDGEILTRGPNVMKGYYRNEEATRESISPDGWFATGDIGEFDKDGFLKITDRKKDLIVTAGGKNIAPQPIENKFKTDKFISECVLIGDRRSYVTALLVPNYENLLKYARENEILFTSQAGLVAEPLIRQMYQDRVDEFNERLSSFEQIKKFAILDHELSLEGGELTPTLKVKRNRVEASYQEIIDSLYEESRS
- a CDS encoding SpoIIE family protein phosphatase — encoded protein: MIGTRHLLRKAKKSFPYFLLLMALLLSLAGLYDRWETPYPTFRIHNLRIYTSQPIPGGLRGKDLLLAVNGEIVHRDQQAMSLVSKLKGEEGVLKVLREGQEVLVPYSAPFPGLGIRSASSLRVLASLFILLAAAFVYKKRQDPLALLFLLLCFLLASLLSPHPRFEASFPGLLLELGNDLLSLFFAPLFLHFLILFPESRPRSLGIRLLIYLPSFLFAVMDAAILFAFMPWSGLMEYLEILASLHSVLLLLLALLVLLIKVFRRSRRRERYRLRLVLSGAALGLFPLLIFQILQMVIPQEILAASRWAPVFLVFLPLSFAYGMLGKDLLSLRQSALTLSRSILRSLFFIGLFLLLHGLFLSLSEGDFGGLGSFLGSGLVLALSLVLWAPVQGVFPGKGKKRPEDELLQSYPILSGRILSSSLSELQEALSAALMEDLGASWVDWYSLEEGKWNPDFTLLHVEVESEEAKPQVLPDQLAQTLASGQCLLAADLWDPYWASAHLGKEGLEFCRKHDWSILLSFPQKDSVSRLIVLGPQLRHSLHSPELLSRFQSLMPSLSLQLGNLSLLDRLAKEKQIEHELRLARQIQQSLIPSTPPERKGLELLGKMIPSGEVGGDYFDFLETADGHLGLALGDATGKGIPAALLMAGVAQTFHSQAFAMRSPAAVLSGMNQSLIDARSDPVFEGFFVAFFFALFNQEKSVLRFCNAGMPTPWIFRKNGEIERLHRGGPFLGISSDGSFQEGLLRLEAGDLLFLRSDGFEEQENEAGERFGEDRLLEWVKNHQSLPLSDLFTELIATIEDHAASAIRDDISLILMRLRDSC